The genomic region TGAATATAAAACATTTATTTTTATTTTCTTCTTTGTATTTTTATCCGTTTTAGAATCCTGATTTTTGCAATTTTTCTGCTCTTATGTCTGAACTGTGATTGTAATGATTTTTTGATGGACTATGATTTACTCTTTGGTTTCATTACTCTTTTACATTGTAAACTTTGTGCGCCAAAATTAATAAGTAAACCAATTTCGATTTTATACGCTTCCAAATAATTAATT from Chitinophagaceae bacterium harbors:
- a CDS encoding GxxExxY protein produces the protein MKNKRKIKVIEKKILEPLIILLENVHLAQAINYLEAYKIEIGLLINFGAQSLQCKRVMKPKSKS